One segment of Streptosporangium brasiliense DNA contains the following:
- a CDS encoding PadR family transcriptional regulator: MSPVFGHGRLRLYLLKLLQESPRHGYEVIRLLQDRFLGVYSPSPGTIYPRLARLEEEGLVTHEVVDGKKVFTLTDQGHEELNARLDELADLEQEISDSVRDIAREVKEDVRDTVKSLREELTQMARDVRQGAKQEQRQAKQQQRDAWREQKAEWQRQKREWQRQKQEWQRQTKEWQHDWKRIWAEGFTGHGSPDSDARLGRMLAEFVEEIREDARRAQVTEETLASAQDALYDAARRIRDALR, from the coding sequence ATGAGCCCGGTCTTCGGCCACGGGCGGCTCCGTCTTTACCTCCTCAAGTTGCTCCAGGAGAGCCCGCGCCACGGCTACGAGGTGATCCGGCTGCTGCAGGACCGGTTCCTGGGCGTCTACTCGCCCTCGCCCGGCACGATCTACCCCCGCCTGGCCCGGCTGGAGGAGGAGGGCCTGGTCACCCACGAGGTCGTGGACGGCAAGAAGGTCTTCACCCTCACCGACCAGGGCCACGAGGAGCTGAACGCCCGGCTCGACGAGCTCGCCGACCTCGAACAGGAGATCTCCGACTCCGTCCGCGACATCGCCCGCGAGGTCAAGGAGGACGTGCGCGACACCGTGAAGTCGCTGCGCGAGGAGCTCACCCAGATGGCGCGCGACGTGCGCCAGGGCGCCAAGCAGGAGCAGCGGCAGGCCAAGCAGCAGCAGCGTGACGCCTGGCGGGAGCAGAAGGCCGAGTGGCAGCGGCAGAAGCGTGAGTGGCAGCGCCAGAAGCAGGAATGGCAGCGCCAGACCAAGGAGTGGCAGCACGACTGGAAGCGCATCTGGGCCGAGGGCTTCACCGGGCACGGGTCACCCGACAGCGACGCCCGGCTCGGGCGGATGCTGGCCGAGTTCGTCGAGGAGATCCGTGAGGACGCCAGGCGGGCGCAGGTGACGGAGGAGACGCTGGCCAGCGCGCAGGACGCCCTCTACGACGCCGCCCGTCGCATCCGCGACGCGCTCCGGTGA
- a CDS encoding DUF4097 family beta strand repeat-containing protein, with protein MRQWTIEKPEQLAFDSVSRLNVRIVAGRLAVLASDGPSTLEVAGIDDSPLIVTHEDDGTLTVAYKDLTWDGLLGWLRAGRRETTLTLTVPKECPVNVGVVSASAVVAGFESRTSVKSVSGEIVLDGVSGEIHADTVSGDMESRSLVGDLSFKSVSGELTVAQGTPRRLRATTVSGRITADLELPPTGHVTLNSVSGDIVLRLPHAVETDVTLRSTSGRLAAAFPGLDHSSQPGVKTLTGRLGGGMASLSATTVSADVTLLKGEQA; from the coding sequence ATGCGGCAGTGGACCATCGAGAAACCCGAGCAGCTCGCCTTCGACTCCGTGAGCAGGCTCAACGTCCGGATCGTGGCGGGCCGGCTGGCGGTGCTGGCCAGTGACGGCCCGTCCACCCTTGAGGTCGCCGGCATCGACGACTCTCCCCTGATCGTCACCCACGAGGACGACGGCACGCTCACCGTCGCCTACAAGGACCTGACCTGGGACGGCCTGCTCGGCTGGCTCCGTGCCGGGCGCCGGGAGACCACGCTGACGCTGACCGTTCCGAAAGAGTGCCCGGTCAACGTGGGAGTGGTCTCCGCCTCGGCCGTCGTCGCCGGCTTCGAGAGCCGCACCTCGGTCAAGAGCGTCTCCGGTGAGATCGTGCTCGACGGGGTGAGCGGCGAGATCCACGCCGACACCGTCTCCGGCGACATGGAGAGCCGCAGCCTGGTCGGCGACCTGTCCTTCAAGAGCGTCTCGGGCGAGCTGACCGTGGCCCAGGGCACGCCCCGCCGCCTGCGCGCCACCACCGTCTCCGGCCGGATCACCGCCGACCTGGAGCTCCCCCCGACCGGCCACGTGACGCTGAACAGCGTCTCGGGCGACATAGTGCTCCGGCTGCCGCACGCGGTCGAGACCGATGTCACGCTCCGCTCCACCTCCGGCCGGCTCGCCGCCGCCTTCCCCGGGCTCGACCACTCCAGCCAGCCCGGCGTGAAGACGCTGACCGGCCGGCTCGGCGGCGGCATGGCGTCCCTGTCGGCGACCACCGTCTCGGCGGACGTCACTCTGCTGAAGGGAGAGCAGGCATGA
- a CDS encoding DUF6104 family protein → MYFTDRGIEELVERRGEEEVNIVWLAERLREFVDLNPEFETPVERLATWLARLDDEDE, encoded by the coding sequence ATGTACTTCACCGATCGGGGCATCGAGGAGCTCGTCGAGCGCCGCGGCGAGGAAGAGGTCAACATCGTCTGGCTGGCCGAGCGGCTGCGCGAGTTCGTCGACCTGAACCCCGAGTTCGAGACCCCGGTGGAACGGCTGGCCACCTGGCTGGCCCGGCTGGACGACGAGGACGAGTAA
- a CDS encoding multifunctional oxoglutarate decarboxylase/oxoglutarate dehydrogenase thiamine pyrophosphate-binding subunit/dihydrolipoyllysine-residue succinyltransferase subunit, with protein sequence MSSESSRTNPLAAFGQNEWLVDELYQKYLQDPESVDRAWWNFFADYTPDSGSGRAAPPGAATAAPSTPTPAAAPVTPAATPVTPAPKAKATPADKPKQETQLPAGAEEVRLRGAAARTAANMEASLEVPTATSVRAVPAKLLIDNRIVINNHLSRGRGGKVSFTHLIGYAVIKALAVLPEMNHSYTEVDGKPVLVKPEHVNLGLAIDVAKSDGTRQLLVPSIKATETMDFRQFWVAYEDVVRKARAGKLGVDDFSGTTISLTNPGTIGTVHSVPRLMPGQGTIIGVGAMEYPAEYQGASPETLSRLAVSKVMTLTSTYDHRIIQGAQSGDFLRQVHRLLLGENGFYDEIFEALRIPYEPVRWVQDISTTHDDDVAKSARVIELIHAFRVRGHLMADTDPLEYKQRKHPDLDIKSHGLTLWDLEREFATGGFGGRPLMKLREILGVLRDSYCRTIGVEYMHMQNPEERAWIQARVERPHAKPDRTEQLRVLERLNTAEAFETFLQTKFVGQKRFSLEGGESLIPLLDSVLSAAAEEDLDEAVIGMAHRGRLNVLANIVGKSYGQIFGEFEGNIDPRTAHGSGDVKYHLGATGDFVSPDGSKLKTSVVANPSHLETVDPVLEGVVRAKQDLLERGEEGFTVLPVLVHGDAAFAGQGVVAETLNLSQLRGYRTGGTVHIVVNNQVGFTTSPASSRSSVYATDVARMIQAPILHVNGDDPEAVVRVGKLAFEYRQAFRKDVVIDLICYRRRGHNESDNPSFTQPLMYDLIDAKRSTRKLYTEALIGRGDITVEEAEGALRDYQAKLENAFAETREAAKVTTGEFARPVDVDSVIPWSHDDTPTGISEETVKRIVDTQLNLPEGFTAHPRLLPVIQRRGQMVAEDRIDWGMGETLAFGSLLIDGHPVRLVGQDSRRGTFVQRHAVLVDRLTGEEHTPLKTFNQGTTKFYVYDSLLSEYAALGFEYGYSVERPEALVAWEAQFGDFVNGAQSVIDEYITAGEQKWGQRSGVTLLLPHGYEGQGPDHSSARIERFLQMCAYDNMTVAQPTLPANYFHLLRWQTKSNRHRPLVVFTPKSLLRHKAAVSPVAEFTSGSFRPVLGDTTVSPSEVRKVVLCSGKIYYDLAAARNAQGRRDVAIVRLERLYPFPANPLAAELGRYADGVELVWAQDEPVNMGPWPFLTLKLAENPDAFGGRPIKRVSRKANSSPATGSHSAHEAELQQILGEIFN encoded by the coding sequence GTGTCGTCTGAGTCGTCGCGGACAAACCCGCTGGCAGCCTTTGGTCAAAACGAATGGCTTGTCGACGAGCTGTACCAGAAGTACCTCCAGGATCCCGAGTCTGTGGACCGTGCCTGGTGGAATTTCTTCGCTGATTACACCCCTGACTCCGGGTCGGGGCGAGCCGCACCCCCGGGGGCGGCCACAGCCGCGCCCTCCACTCCAACCCCCGCTGCGGCTCCGGTGACCCCGGCCGCCACACCGGTCACCCCCGCGCCGAAGGCCAAGGCCACCCCGGCGGACAAGCCCAAGCAGGAGACGCAGTTGCCCGCCGGTGCCGAGGAAGTCCGACTCCGTGGCGCGGCCGCCAGGACCGCGGCCAACATGGAGGCCAGCCTCGAGGTCCCGACGGCGACCAGCGTCCGCGCAGTCCCGGCGAAGCTTCTCATCGACAACCGCATCGTGATCAACAACCACCTGTCGCGCGGTCGCGGCGGCAAGGTGTCGTTCACGCACCTGATCGGTTACGCGGTCATCAAGGCCCTGGCCGTCCTGCCGGAGATGAACCACTCCTACACCGAGGTCGACGGCAAGCCGGTGCTGGTCAAGCCCGAGCACGTCAACCTGGGCCTGGCCATCGACGTCGCCAAGAGCGACGGCACCCGCCAGCTCCTGGTGCCGTCGATCAAGGCGACGGAGACCATGGACTTCCGCCAGTTCTGGGTGGCGTACGAAGACGTCGTGCGCAAGGCCAGGGCGGGCAAGCTCGGCGTCGACGACTTCTCCGGCACCACGATCTCGCTGACCAACCCGGGCACGATCGGCACCGTCCACTCGGTGCCGCGGCTGATGCCGGGGCAGGGCACCATCATCGGTGTCGGCGCGATGGAATACCCCGCGGAATACCAGGGCGCCTCCCCCGAGACACTCTCCCGCCTCGCGGTGAGCAAGGTCATGACGCTCACCAGCACCTACGACCACCGGATCATCCAGGGCGCCCAGTCGGGCGACTTCCTGCGCCAGGTCCACCGGCTGCTGCTGGGCGAGAACGGCTTCTACGACGAGATCTTCGAGGCCCTCCGGATCCCCTACGAGCCGGTCCGCTGGGTCCAGGACATCTCGACCACGCACGACGACGACGTGGCCAAGTCGGCCAGGGTCATCGAGCTGATCCACGCCTTCCGGGTCCGCGGCCACCTGATGGCCGACACCGACCCGCTGGAGTACAAGCAGCGCAAGCACCCCGACCTCGACATCAAGTCGCACGGGCTGACCCTGTGGGACCTGGAGCGCGAGTTCGCCACCGGCGGCTTCGGCGGCCGTCCCCTGATGAAGCTGCGCGAGATCCTCGGCGTGCTGCGCGACTCCTACTGCCGCACCATCGGCGTGGAGTACATGCACATGCAGAACCCCGAGGAGCGGGCCTGGATCCAGGCGCGGGTGGAGCGTCCGCACGCCAAGCCCGACCGCACCGAGCAGCTGCGCGTCCTGGAGCGGCTCAACACCGCCGAGGCGTTCGAGACGTTCCTGCAGACCAAGTTCGTCGGCCAGAAGCGCTTCTCGCTGGAGGGCGGCGAGTCGCTGATCCCGCTGCTCGACTCGGTGCTGTCGGCCGCCGCGGAGGAGGACCTCGACGAGGCCGTCATCGGCATGGCCCACCGCGGCCGCCTGAACGTGCTGGCCAACATCGTGGGCAAGTCCTACGGCCAGATCTTCGGCGAGTTCGAGGGCAACATCGACCCGCGGACGGCGCACGGCTCCGGTGACGTGAAGTACCACCTGGGCGCCACCGGCGACTTCGTCTCGCCCGACGGCAGCAAGCTGAAGACCTCGGTCGTGGCCAACCCCTCCCACCTGGAGACGGTCGACCCGGTCCTGGAGGGCGTGGTCCGCGCCAAGCAGGACCTGCTGGAGCGCGGCGAGGAGGGCTTCACAGTCCTGCCCGTGCTCGTCCACGGCGACGCGGCCTTCGCCGGCCAGGGCGTGGTGGCCGAGACGCTGAACCTGTCGCAGCTGCGGGGCTACCGCACCGGCGGCACGGTGCACATCGTGGTCAACAACCAGGTCGGCTTCACCACCAGCCCGGCGAGCTCCCGCTCCAGCGTCTACGCCACCGACGTGGCCCGGATGATCCAGGCCCCGATCCTCCACGTCAACGGCGACGACCCCGAGGCCGTGGTCCGGGTCGGCAAGCTGGCCTTCGAATACCGCCAGGCGTTCCGCAAGGACGTCGTGATCGACCTGATCTGCTACCGGCGCCGCGGCCACAACGAGTCGGACAACCCGAGCTTCACCCAGCCGCTGATGTACGACCTGATCGACGCCAAGCGCTCCACCCGCAAGCTCTACACCGAGGCGCTGATCGGCCGGGGCGACATCACGGTGGAGGAGGCCGAGGGCGCGCTCCGCGACTACCAGGCCAAGCTGGAGAACGCCTTCGCCGAGACCCGCGAGGCGGCCAAGGTGACGACCGGCGAGTTCGCCCGCCCGGTCGACGTCGACTCCGTCATCCCCTGGTCGCACGACGACACCCCGACGGGGATCTCCGAGGAGACCGTCAAGCGGATCGTCGACACCCAGCTCAACCTGCCGGAGGGCTTCACCGCCCACCCGCGCCTGCTGCCGGTCATCCAGCGCCGCGGCCAGATGGTCGCCGAGGACCGCATCGACTGGGGCATGGGCGAGACCCTCGCCTTCGGGTCGCTGCTGATCGACGGCCACCCGGTCCGGCTGGTCGGCCAGGACTCCCGGCGCGGCACCTTCGTCCAGCGGCACGCCGTGCTGGTCGACCGCCTCACCGGCGAGGAGCACACCCCGCTCAAGACGTTCAACCAGGGCACCACGAAGTTCTACGTCTACGACTCGCTGCTCAGCGAGTACGCCGCGCTCGGCTTCGAGTACGGCTACAGCGTGGAGCGCCCCGAGGCCCTGGTCGCCTGGGAGGCCCAGTTCGGTGACTTCGTCAACGGCGCCCAGTCCGTGATCGACGAATACATCACCGCGGGCGAGCAGAAGTGGGGCCAGCGCTCCGGCGTCACCCTGCTGCTGCCGCACGGCTACGAGGGTCAGGGCCCGGACCACTCCTCGGCCCGCATCGAGCGCTTCCTGCAGATGTGCGCCTACGACAACATGACCGTGGCCCAGCCCACGCTGCCGGCGAACTACTTCCACCTGCTGCGCTGGCAGACGAAGTCCAACCGGCACCGCCCGCTCGTGGTGTTCACGCCCAAGTCGCTGCTCCGGCACAAGGCGGCGGTCTCGCCGGTCGCCGAGTTCACCTCGGGCTCGTTCCGGCCGGTGCTCGGCGACACCACGGTGAGCCCGTCGGAGGTCCGCAAGGTCGTGCTCTGCTCCGGCAAGATCTACTACGACCTGGCGGCGGCGCGTAACGCGCAGGGCCGCAGGGACGTGGCGATCGTCCGTCTGGAGCGCCTCTACCCGTTCCCGGCCAACCCACTCGCGGCCGAGCTGGGACGCTACGCCGACGGTGTCGAGCTGGTGTGGGCGCAGGACGAGCCGGTCAACATGGGCCCGTGGCCGTTCCTGACGCTGAAGCTGGCGGAGAACCCCGACGCGTTCGGCGGGCGTCCGATCAAGCGGGTCTCCCGCAAGGCGAACTCCTCCCCCGCGACGGGCTCGCACTCGGCGCACGAGGCGGAGCTGCAGCAGATCCTGGGAGAGATCTTCAACTAG
- a CDS encoding B3/B4 domain-containing protein, with the protein MIDDIWVDPAVRALRPDFAVLAVGAYGLRNGPTDDRSRAWLAGAAGEAVGVEDPKVEAWREAYRAFGAKPQRTRPSVDALVRRMPLPEINLVVDAYNTVSVRHGLPIGGEDLARYEGAARLVRAAGDEPFEVVEKGEPAVDHPEIGEVVWRDDRGVTCRRWNWRQCVRTRITEETTDALFLLERLAPMSLEELGAAGDELVDLLKVITPGVRVESRLIEQG; encoded by the coding sequence GTGATTGACGACATTTGGGTGGACCCCGCGGTCAGGGCGCTCCGGCCGGACTTCGCGGTCCTGGCGGTGGGCGCGTACGGCCTGCGTAACGGACCGACGGACGACAGGTCACGGGCCTGGCTGGCCGGGGCGGCCGGCGAGGCGGTGGGCGTCGAGGATCCGAAGGTCGAGGCGTGGCGGGAGGCCTACCGGGCGTTCGGCGCCAAGCCGCAGCGGACCAGGCCGTCGGTCGACGCGCTGGTCCGGCGGATGCCGCTGCCGGAGATCAATCTGGTGGTCGACGCCTACAACACGGTCAGCGTCAGGCACGGGCTGCCGATCGGCGGGGAGGACCTGGCCCGCTACGAGGGGGCGGCCCGGCTGGTCCGCGCCGCCGGGGACGAGCCGTTCGAGGTCGTCGAGAAGGGCGAGCCCGCCGTCGACCACCCGGAGATCGGCGAGGTGGTCTGGCGCGACGACAGGGGCGTCACCTGCCGGCGGTGGAACTGGCGGCAGTGCGTGCGCACCCGGATCACCGAGGAGACCACGGACGCGCTGTTCCTGCTGGAGCGGCTGGCGCCCATGTCGCTGGAGGAGCTGGGCGCGGCGGGCGACGAGCTGGTGGACCTCCTCAAGGTCATCACCCCCGGCGTCCGGGTCGAGTCGCGGCTCATCGAGCAGGGGTGA
- a CDS encoding glycoside hydrolase family 9 protein, which yields MVTPPSSPAAATAAPGPSPAAADGPEQIVNGTFDTGTAPWWSTANTTLEADGGRLCADVPGGTANPWDVIVGQNGIPLVKDETYRYSFFGVATPGRVAKALIQLPADPYTQYLSANPELSVSGNAYTYTFTSPVDLPDAQVAFQLGGSATPWRFCVDDVSLRGGAEPDVHRPDTGPRVRVNMAGYLPTGPKNATLVTDRTEAVTWRLKKGSAVVATGATTPRGVDGSSGQNVHSIDFGSVTAPGTGYTLEADGETSRPFDLDGGLYGRLRTDALKFYYPQRSGIEILDSLRPGYGRPAGHVGAAPNQGDTSVPCRPGVCDYSLDVRGGWYDAGDHGKYVVNGGVSVHQLMSEFERGMTKGAFEDGELDIPESGNGVPDILDEARWEQEFMLSMQVPDGRPHAGMAHHKIHDASWTGLPLLPHLDPQRRELHPPSTAATLNLAATAAQAARLFAPYDAAFAARNLAAARRAWAAAVAEPARYADPADGVGGGAYSDGDVTDEFYWAAAELYLTTGEKEFRDQVLASPHHTGDIWRERGFDWGNTAQLGRLDLATVPSELPDRAAVQASVLAGADKYLAVQRAHPYGLPYNPPDFDWGSNNLVLNNMVVMATAHDLSGQAKYRDGVLEGMDYLLGRNALNQSYVTGYGEVASRNQHSRWYAHQLDAALPNPPRGTLAGGPNSGIQDPVAQAKLRGCKPQFCYIDDIESWSTNELTINWNSPLAWISAFVADVTPAAPCKVTYTRHGVWPDGFTAQVTVRNTGTEAVDGWTLKWSFLGGRRVGDGWSASITQEGATVTAENLSWNRRIRPGGSVTFGFTGRSAPGADPVPERFLLNGALCR from the coding sequence ATGGTGACGCCGCCGTCCTCGCCCGCCGCCGCCACGGCGGCACCGGGCCCCTCTCCCGCCGCCGCCGACGGCCCGGAACAGATCGTCAACGGCACCTTCGACACCGGCACGGCTCCCTGGTGGAGCACCGCCAACACCACCCTGGAGGCCGACGGCGGCCGGCTCTGCGCCGACGTCCCCGGCGGCACGGCCAACCCGTGGGACGTCATCGTCGGCCAGAACGGCATCCCGCTGGTCAAGGACGAGACGTACCGATACTCCTTCTTCGGCGTCGCGACCCCCGGCCGCGTCGCCAAGGCCCTCATCCAGCTCCCGGCCGACCCCTACACCCAGTATCTGTCGGCGAACCCCGAGCTGAGCGTCTCCGGCAACGCCTACACCTACACCTTCACCTCCCCCGTGGACCTGCCCGACGCCCAGGTGGCCTTCCAGCTCGGGGGCAGCGCCACCCCCTGGCGCTTCTGCGTGGACGACGTCTCGCTCAGGGGCGGCGCCGAACCCGACGTCCACAGGCCCGACACCGGGCCGCGCGTCCGGGTGAACATGGCGGGCTACCTGCCCACCGGCCCGAAGAACGCCACCCTGGTCACCGACAGGACCGAGGCCGTGACCTGGAGGCTCAAGAAGGGATCCGCGGTCGTCGCGACCGGGGCCACCACCCCGCGCGGGGTGGACGGCAGCTCGGGCCAGAACGTGCACTCGATCGACTTCGGCTCCGTCACCGCCCCGGGCACCGGCTACACACTGGAGGCCGACGGCGAGACCAGCCGCCCCTTCGACCTCGACGGCGGCCTCTACGGGCGGCTCCGCACCGACGCGCTGAAGTTCTACTACCCCCAGCGCAGCGGCATCGAGATCCTCGACAGCCTCCGCCCCGGGTACGGCAGGCCCGCCGGCCACGTGGGCGCCGCGCCGAACCAGGGCGACACGAGCGTGCCCTGCCGGCCGGGCGTCTGCGACTACTCCCTCGACGTCAGGGGCGGCTGGTACGACGCGGGCGACCACGGCAAGTACGTGGTCAACGGCGGCGTCTCGGTCCACCAGCTGATGTCGGAGTTCGAGCGGGGCATGACCAAGGGCGCCTTCGAGGACGGCGAGCTGGACATCCCGGAGAGCGGCAACGGGGTGCCCGACATCCTGGACGAGGCCCGATGGGAGCAGGAGTTCATGCTCAGCATGCAGGTCCCCGACGGCAGGCCGCACGCCGGGATGGCCCACCACAAGATCCACGACGCTTCCTGGACCGGCCTGCCGCTCCTGCCCCACCTCGACCCGCAGCGGCGCGAGCTGCACCCGCCGTCCACGGCGGCCACCCTCAACCTGGCCGCCACCGCGGCCCAGGCGGCCCGGCTGTTCGCCCCCTACGACGCCGCGTTCGCCGCGCGCAACCTGGCGGCCGCCCGCAGGGCGTGGGCCGCCGCGGTGGCCGAGCCCGCGCGCTACGCCGACCCGGCCGACGGCGTGGGCGGCGGCGCCTACAGCGACGGCGACGTCACCGACGAGTTCTACTGGGCGGCGGCCGAGCTCTACCTCACCACCGGTGAGAAGGAGTTCAGGGACCAGGTGCTCGCCTCCCCGCACCACACCGGCGACATCTGGCGCGAGCGCGGCTTCGACTGGGGCAACACCGCCCAGCTCGGCCGACTCGACCTGGCCACCGTCCCCAGCGAGCTGCCCGACCGCGCCGCCGTCCAGGCGTCGGTCCTCGCGGGCGCCGACAAGTATCTGGCCGTGCAGCGGGCCCACCCGTACGGCCTGCCGTACAACCCGCCGGACTTCGACTGGGGCTCCAACAACCTGGTGCTGAACAACATGGTCGTGATGGCCACCGCGCACGACCTGAGCGGCCAGGCGAAGTATCGCGACGGGGTGCTGGAGGGGATGGACTATCTCCTCGGCCGCAACGCGCTCAACCAGTCCTACGTGACCGGCTACGGCGAGGTCGCCTCCCGCAACCAGCACAGCCGCTGGTACGCCCACCAGCTCGACGCGGCCCTGCCCAACCCGCCGCGCGGCACCCTGGCCGGCGGGCCGAACTCCGGCATCCAGGACCCGGTGGCCCAGGCCAAGCTCCGCGGTTGCAAGCCCCAGTTCTGCTACATCGACGACATCGAGTCGTGGTCCACCAACGAGCTGACCATCAACTGGAACTCCCCGCTCGCCTGGATCTCGGCCTTCGTCGCCGACGTCACCCCCGCGGCCCCCTGCAAGGTGACCTACACCCGGCACGGCGTGTGGCCCGACGGCTTCACCGCCCAGGTCACCGTGCGGAACACCGGCACGGAGGCGGTCGACGGCTGGACCCTGAAGTGGTCCTTCCTCGGCGGCCGGCGGGTCGGCGACGGCTGGAGCGCCTCCATCACCCAGGAGGGGGCCACGGTCACGGCCGAGAACCTGAGCTGGAACCGGAGGATCCGGCCGGGCGGCTCGGTCACCTTCGGCTTCACCGGCAGGAGCGCCCCCGGCGCCGATCCCGTCCCCGAGCGGTTCCTCCTCAACGGAGCGCTCTGCCGCTGA